The proteins below are encoded in one region of Pseudomonas entomophila L48:
- a CDS encoding TetR/AcrR family transcriptional regulator has protein sequence MSSDGKPTARKRLSREERRRQLLDVAWQLVREEGTDALSLGRLAEQAGVTKPVVYDHFETRTGLLVALYQEYDARQTAMLNSALMGCAADLPGRAWVIAEAYVDCVMSQGREIPGVSAALAGSPELEALKRVYEGPFLAKCREALEPFSAGGRIGQAGMRALVGAAEALSQGAATGELEAREAKEELQATIVAMVGRH, from the coding sequence ATGTCAAGCGATGGCAAACCCACGGCGCGCAAGCGCCTGTCCCGTGAGGAGCGTCGCCGCCAACTGCTGGACGTGGCCTGGCAGCTGGTGCGCGAGGAGGGGACCGATGCCCTGAGCCTGGGGCGTCTGGCCGAACAGGCGGGCGTGACCAAGCCGGTGGTGTACGACCATTTCGAAACCCGCACCGGGTTGTTGGTGGCGCTGTACCAGGAGTACGACGCGCGACAGACGGCCATGCTCAACAGTGCCCTGATGGGCTGCGCGGCCGATCTGCCGGGCAGGGCCTGGGTGATCGCCGAGGCGTATGTGGATTGTGTGATGAGCCAGGGGCGGGAGATCCCCGGGGTGAGCGCAGCGCTGGCCGGATCGCCGGAGCTGGAGGCGCTCAAGCGTGTATACGAGGGGCCGTTCCTCGCCAAGTGCCGCGAGGCCCTGGAGCCGTTCTCGGCTGGAGGCCGCATCGGCCAGGCCGGGATGCGGGCGCTGGTGGGGGCGGCGGAGGCGTTGTCCCAAGGCGCGGCGACTGGGGAGCTGGAGGCGCGGGAGGCCAAGGAGGAGCTGCAGGCGACCATCGTGGCGATGGTGGGGCGGCATTGA
- a CDS encoding amidase has translation MDILGCDASTLSDAVKRGAIRPAQVLDAYFQQIDTVNPHINAIVQSNREMAYEQAAWIERELPRLQHKRLLGVPFSVKNTCHALGYSPDKGCAGLAGQASETDATVVARLRGEGALLLGLTNTPELSIGYETDNLLYGQTRNPHDLTRSPGGSSGGEAALIAAQGSLLGIGSDASGSLRVPAHNSGICTLRLTQGRVPLTGHFPLDCMGMFSPFISFGPMARTIADLRLAAPLLAGPDGRDPHVPPVPWHTASPQALSELRVAWYADDGISTPQDDIRQAVAHAADALRGEVACLDERRPDCLGQIEELLADSILLGGDQGQWLSDLIQQLGLREISPLLREYHALTRQSQLTVTQLRGIWMQLDRCRQAMLRFMEDYDVILCPVAATVAKPHGCSYAQVRDFSYSICYSLVNWPVAVVPIGQSRDGLPIGIQVIAKPWREDLALQVAGHLEQLAGWHKPRLALDA, from the coding sequence GTGGACATACTCGGTTGCGATGCCAGCACCCTGTCAGACGCGGTCAAGCGGGGCGCGATCCGCCCAGCGCAGGTGCTGGACGCCTATTTCCAGCAGATCGACACGGTCAACCCCCACATCAACGCCATAGTGCAGAGCAACCGGGAGATGGCCTACGAACAGGCGGCCTGGATCGAGCGCGAGCTGCCTCGCCTGCAACACAAACGCTTGCTGGGCGTCCCCTTCAGCGTCAAGAACACCTGCCACGCCCTGGGCTACAGCCCCGACAAGGGCTGTGCCGGCCTCGCAGGCCAGGCCAGCGAAACCGACGCCACCGTGGTGGCCCGCCTGCGCGGCGAAGGCGCGCTGCTGCTGGGCCTGACCAACACCCCCGAGCTGAGCATCGGCTACGAGACCGACAACCTGCTCTACGGCCAGACCCGCAACCCCCATGACCTGACCCGCAGCCCCGGCGGCAGCAGTGGCGGCGAGGCGGCGCTGATCGCCGCCCAAGGTTCGCTGCTGGGCATCGGTTCCGATGCCAGTGGCAGCCTGAGGGTACCGGCGCACAACAGCGGCATCTGCACCTTGCGGCTCACCCAAGGGCGCGTGCCCCTCACAGGTCACTTCCCCCTGGACTGCATGGGCATGTTCAGCCCGTTCATCAGCTTCGGCCCCATGGCCCGCACCATTGCCGACCTGCGCCTAGCCGCGCCGCTGCTGGCCGGCCCCGACGGCCGCGACCCCCACGTGCCGCCGGTGCCCTGGCACACCGCGTCCCCCCAGGCACTGTCCGAACTGCGGGTGGCCTGGTACGCCGACGACGGCATCAGCACGCCACAGGACGATATCCGCCAGGCCGTGGCCCACGCCGCCGATGCCCTGCGCGGCGAAGTCGCCTGCCTCGACGAGCGCCGCCCCGACTGCCTCGGGCAAATCGAGGAGTTGCTGGCCGACAGCATCCTGCTCGGTGGCGACCAGGGGCAGTGGCTCAGCGACCTGATCCAGCAACTGGGCCTGCGCGAAATCTCGCCCTTGCTGCGCGAATACCACGCGCTGACCCGCCAGAGCCAGCTCACGGTCACCCAGTTGCGCGGCATCTGGATGCAGCTGGACCGCTGCCGCCAGGCGATGCTGCGCTTCATGGAGGATTACGACGTGATCCTCTGCCCCGTCGCCGCGACGGTCGCCAAGCCCCATGGTTGCTCCTACGCGCAGGTACGCGATTTCAGTTATTCGATCTGCTACAGCCTGGTCAACTGGCCGGTGGCGGTGGTGCCCATCGGCCAGTCCCGCGACGGCCTGCCGATCGGCATCCAGGTCATCGCCAAGCCCTGGCGCGAAGACCTCGCCCTGCAGGTGGCCGGCCACCTCGAGCAACTGGCCGGCTGGCACAAGCCGCGCCTGGCCCTCGACGCCTGA
- a CDS encoding peptidase C39 family protein: MICAQGRASPAWHRNKRVPMLQLSPNSRIFGPRRLLAACLVAAALSGCASAPPASLNSLPQRVEISSVPFYRGNANHSGSMALAAVLSQKGAPITPGLLDKSLGLPKAADKLDTGIPRVAREYGMVVYPLDKRIDALLAQVAAGYPVLVRYQEGSAWWSETRYAVLIGYDRYKQRVLLRSGMHRRQLVSFADFESAWAKEGRWAVLVQSPRQVPAQVDRQRWLQAADELARAGQEIAAKQAVNSLGH, encoded by the coding sequence ATGATCTGTGCCCAGGGCCGGGCGTCGCCTGCCTGGCATCGGAACAAGCGAGTGCCCATGTTGCAACTTTCTCCAAACTCCCGAATCTTCGGCCCACGCCGGCTGCTGGCAGCTTGCCTGGTGGCGGCCGCGTTGTCCGGTTGCGCCAGTGCGCCGCCAGCATCGCTCAACAGCCTGCCGCAGCGGGTCGAGATCAGCAGCGTGCCGTTCTACCGTGGCAACGCCAATCACAGCGGTTCGATGGCCCTGGCCGCCGTGCTGTCGCAGAAAGGCGCGCCGATCACCCCTGGCCTGCTGGACAAGTCGCTGGGCCTGCCCAAGGCCGCAGACAAGCTGGACACCGGCATCCCCCGGGTGGCCCGCGAGTACGGCATGGTCGTCTATCCCCTGGACAAGCGCATCGATGCCTTGCTGGCGCAGGTGGCCGCGGGCTATCCGGTGCTGGTGCGCTACCAGGAGGGTTCGGCCTGGTGGAGCGAGACGCGCTATGCGGTGTTGATCGGTTATGACCGTTACAAGCAGCGTGTGCTGCTGCGTTCGGGCATGCATCGGCGCCAGCTGGTGAGCTTCGCTGACTTCGAGTCGGCGTGGGCGAAGGAGGGGCGTTGGGCGGTGCTGGTGCAGTCGCCACGGCAGGTACCGGCCCAGGTGGATCGCCAGCGTTGGTTGCAGGCGGCCGATGAGCTGGCCCGCGCGGGGCAGGAGATCGCGGCGAAGCAGGCGGTCAACAGCCTGGGGCATTGA
- a CDS encoding SPOR domain-containing protein has translation MRKLAVVMAMLALAGCNNEVEGVHKQVAEHLHNPKTAKFANVRFDTQGSICGQVRGKDDAGQYEPYRSYVAIKHDGQYEILIDETGNNLRIREVCGGADLQRRAEALAEQPAPEGWDVEVIQGPNMGALTDMTARLIEKGIPSWVEYRDGKPVVLMGPFPAKAEADARKAEVMAKLGTDSIVIQHGVKR, from the coding sequence GTGCGCAAACTGGCGGTGGTAATGGCGATGTTGGCCCTGGCGGGCTGTAACAACGAAGTCGAGGGCGTGCACAAGCAGGTCGCCGAACACCTGCACAACCCCAAGACGGCCAAGTTCGCCAACGTGCGTTTCGACACGCAGGGCTCGATCTGCGGCCAGGTGCGGGGCAAGGACGATGCCGGGCAGTACGAGCCCTACCGCAGCTACGTGGCGATCAAGCACGATGGCCAGTACGAGATCCTCATCGACGAAACCGGCAACAACCTGCGTATCCGCGAGGTCTGCGGCGGTGCCGACCTGCAGCGTCGCGCCGAGGCGCTGGCCGAGCAGCCGGCACCGGAAGGCTGGGATGTCGAGGTGATCCAGGGCCCTAACATGGGCGCCCTGACCGACATGACCGCGCGCCTGATCGAGAAGGGCATCCCGTCCTGGGTCGAGTACCGCGACGGCAAGCCGGTGGTGCTGATGGGGCCGTTCCCGGCCAAGGCCGAGGCCGACGCGCGTAAAGCAGAAGTCATGGCCAAGCTCGGCACCGACTCGATCGTCATCCAGCACGGCGTCAAGCGCTGA
- a CDS encoding c-type cytochrome — protein MSNSRFARAAGWLVLPCLVAAGLLAWYVIREPVSPFPQEQTVDAALISRGEYVARLSDCVACHSLPGKAPFAGGLEMATPLGAIHATNITPDPEHGIGAYSLADFDRAVRHGVAPGGRRLYPAMPYPSYVKLSDDDMRALYAFFMKGVQPAAEANIPSDIPWPLNLRWPIALWNGLFAPTTPYAQKPDQDPLWNRGAYIVQGPGHCGSCHTPRGLAFNEKALDEAGAPFLAGALLDGWYAPSLRQDHNTGLGRWSEAQIVQFLKTGRNQHAVVYGSMTEAFNNSTQFMTDDDLAAIARYLKSLPGDLQRDGAPWQYQAVSAGIDTPGAHTYVTRCASCHGLDGKGQAEWMPPLAGATSMLAKENASAINITLNGSQRIVAAGVPDAYRMPAFREQLSDQQIAEVLSFARATWGNQGGAVDAQAVGKLRGHTDPASSSPIILHMR, from the coding sequence ATGAGCAATAGCCGATTCGCCAGAGCCGCTGGCTGGCTGGTCCTGCCGTGCCTGGTCGCGGCAGGCCTGCTGGCCTGGTACGTCATCCGCGAGCCCGTCTCGCCATTCCCCCAGGAGCAGACCGTCGACGCTGCACTGATCAGCCGTGGCGAGTACGTCGCCCGCCTCAGCGATTGCGTGGCCTGCCACAGCCTGCCCGGCAAGGCACCGTTTGCCGGTGGGCTGGAGATGGCCACGCCGCTGGGGGCGATCCATGCCACCAACATCACCCCCGACCCGGAGCACGGCATTGGCGCCTATAGCCTGGCCGACTTCGACCGCGCCGTGCGCCATGGCGTCGCGCCGGGCGGGCGGCGGCTGTACCCGGCCATGCCCTACCCGTCCTACGTCAAGCTCAGCGACGATGACATGCGGGCGCTCTATGCATTCTTCATGAAAGGCGTACAACCGGCTGCCGAAGCCAATATCCCCAGCGATATTCCCTGGCCGCTGAACCTGCGCTGGCCCATCGCCCTGTGGAACGGCCTGTTCGCGCCGACCACGCCCTACGCACAGAAACCCGATCAGGACCCGTTGTGGAATCGCGGCGCCTATATCGTCCAGGGGCCCGGCCACTGTGGCAGTTGCCATACTCCGCGCGGTCTGGCCTTCAACGAGAAGGCCCTGGACGAAGCGGGCGCGCCCTTCCTCGCCGGCGCCCTGCTCGATGGCTGGTACGCGCCCAGCTTGCGCCAGGACCACAACACCGGGCTGGGCCGCTGGAGCGAAGCGCAGATCGTGCAGTTCCTCAAGACCGGGCGCAACCAGCATGCCGTGGTGTACGGTTCGATGACCGAGGCGTTCAACAACTCCACGCAATTCATGACCGATGATGACCTGGCCGCGATCGCCCGCTACCTCAAGTCATTGCCCGGCGACCTGCAACGTGACGGCGCACCGTGGCAGTACCAAGCGGTATCTGCGGGCATAGACACGCCGGGGGCACATACCTACGTGACCCGCTGCGCCAGCTGCCATGGCCTGGATGGCAAGGGCCAGGCCGAATGGATGCCGCCGCTGGCGGGCGCCACCTCGATGCTGGCGAAGGAGAACGCCTCGGCGATCAATATCACCCTCAATGGCTCGCAGCGCATCGTCGCGGCCGGCGTGCCGGACGCCTATCGCATGCCGGCGTTCCGCGAGCAGTTATCGGATCAGCAGATCGCCGAGGTGCTGAGCTTTGCCCGCGCCACCTGGGGCAACCAGGGCGGCGCGGTGGACGCCCAGGCGGTCGGCAAGCTGCGCGGCCATACCGACCCGGCCAGCAGCAGCCCGATCATCCTGCACATGCGCTGA
- the nhaR gene encoding transcriptional activator NhaR has product MLNYRQLHYFWAVAKTGSIARASEQLNLTPQTISGQISLFEQTWNLELFQRVGRQLELTETGRQALVYAEQMFQIGGELEAMLRSGPQEQILFRVGVADVVPKSIVYRLLAPTMELDEVLRINCREDKFERLLADLAIQRLDLVISDSPMPSHLDIKGYSQKLGECGLSFFATHALAELLDKPFPACLDDAPLLIPGQETVVRSRLLRWLAEQQVQPRIVGEFDDSALMQAFGQSGSGIFVAPSVIAEEVCRQYGVRLIGQTEAVNESFYAISVERKVKHPGIIAITEGARRELFNW; this is encoded by the coding sequence ATGCTCAACTACCGCCAGCTCCACTATTTCTGGGCCGTGGCCAAGACCGGCAGCATCGCCCGCGCCAGTGAGCAACTGAACCTCACCCCGCAGACCATCAGTGGCCAGATCAGCCTGTTCGAGCAAACCTGGAACCTCGAACTGTTCCAGCGCGTCGGCCGCCAGCTGGAACTCACCGAGACCGGGCGCCAGGCCTTGGTCTACGCCGAGCAGATGTTCCAGATCGGCGGCGAGCTGGAAGCCATGCTGCGGTCCGGGCCGCAGGAACAGATACTGTTTCGCGTGGGGGTGGCCGACGTGGTGCCCAAGTCCATCGTCTATCGCCTGCTGGCACCGACCATGGAGCTGGACGAGGTGCTGCGCATCAATTGCCGCGAGGACAAGTTCGAGCGCCTGCTCGCGGACCTTGCGATCCAGCGCCTGGACCTGGTGATCTCCGACAGCCCGATGCCCAGCCACCTGGACATCAAGGGCTACAGCCAGAAACTCGGCGAATGCGGCCTGAGCTTCTTCGCCACCCACGCCCTGGCCGAATTGCTCGACAAGCCCTTCCCCGCCTGCCTGGACGACGCGCCGCTGCTGATCCCCGGCCAGGAGACCGTGGTGCGCAGCCGCCTGCTGCGTTGGTTGGCCGAGCAGCAGGTGCAGCCACGGATCGTCGGCGAGTTCGATGACAGTGCGTTGATGCAGGCGTTCGGGCAGTCCGGCAGCGGGATCTTCGTCGCCCCTAGCGTGATCGCCGAAGAGGTGTGCCGGCAGTATGGCGTGCGCCTGATCGGCCAGACCGAGGCGGTCAACGAATCGTTCTATGCCATCTCGGTGGAGCGCAAGGTCAAGCACCCCGGGATCATCGCGATCACCGAAGGCGCACGGCGGGAGCTATTCAACTGGTAG
- a CDS encoding TerC family protein, giving the protein MEYLLELAASPTAWVALATLVAMEVVLGIDNLIFISILTNKLPEQYRSKARRIGISMALVMRLALLSTVAWIVQLTEPVVEVFGHTFSWKDMILIAGGLFLLWKATKEIHESVDPHGAKEESKVGSTVTIGFTAAIFQILLLDIVFSIDSIITAVGMTEHLPIMIIAVISAVIVMLVAADPLAKFINDNPTVVMLALGFLIMIGMTLIAEGFGAHVPKGYVYAAMAFSTAIEILNIMARRARLKREAAEG; this is encoded by the coding sequence ATGGAATATTTGCTGGAACTCGCCGCAAGCCCCACCGCCTGGGTTGCCCTCGCCACCCTGGTGGCCATGGAGGTCGTACTCGGCATCGACAACCTGATCTTCATTTCCATCCTCACCAACAAGCTGCCTGAGCAATACCGTTCCAAGGCCCGCCGCATCGGTATCAGCATGGCCCTGGTCATGCGCCTGGCGCTGCTCAGCACCGTGGCCTGGATCGTCCAGCTGACGGAGCCGGTGGTCGAGGTGTTCGGCCACACGTTCTCGTGGAAGGACATGATCCTCATCGCCGGTGGCCTGTTCCTGCTGTGGAAGGCGACCAAGGAAATCCATGAAAGCGTCGACCCCCATGGCGCCAAGGAAGAGTCCAAGGTCGGCAGTACCGTGACCATTGGCTTTACTGCGGCGATTTTCCAGATACTGCTGCTGGACATCGTTTTCTCGATCGACAGCATCATCACCGCCGTGGGCATGACCGAGCACCTGCCGATCATGATCATCGCCGTGATCAGCGCCGTGATCGTGATGCTGGTGGCCGCCGACCCGCTGGCCAAGTTCATCAACGACAACCCGACCGTGGTGATGCTGGCCCTGGGCTTCCTGATCATGATCGGCATGACCCTGATTGCCGAAGGCTTCGGCGCCCATGTACCGAAAGGTTATGTGTACGCAGCCATGGCCTTCTCGACGGCCATCGAGATCCTCAACATCATGGCGCGTCGGGCACGTTTGAAGCGTGAGGCAGCTGAAGGGTAA
- a CDS encoding NAD(P)/FAD-dependent oxidoreductase — protein sequence MANTPYPQSYYAASANPVPPRPALLGEVETDVCIIGAGYTGLSSALFLLENGFKVSIVEAAKVGFGASGRNGGQIVNSYSRDIDVIERTVGPKQAQLLGQMAFEGGRIIRERVAKYNIQCDLKDGGVFAALTSKQMGHLESQKRLWERFGHNQLELMDQKRIREVVACDSYIGGMLDMSGGHIHPLNLALGEAAAVESLGGIIYEQTPAVRIERGANPVVHTPQGKVRAKFIIVAGNAYLGNLVPELAAKSMPCGTQVITTEPLGEELARTLLPQDYCVEDCNYLLDYYRLTSDKRLIFGGGVVYGARDPANIEAIIRPKMLKAFPQLKDVKIDYAWTGNFLLTLSRLPQVGRIGDNIYYSQGCSGHGVTYTHLAGKVLAEALRGQAERFDAFAGLPHYPFPGGQMLRVPFSAIGAWYYSLRDRLGF from the coding sequence ATGGCCAACACCCCCTACCCCCAGTCCTACTACGCCGCCTCGGCCAACCCGGTGCCGCCACGTCCGGCGCTGCTGGGTGAGGTGGAAACCGATGTGTGCATCATCGGTGCCGGCTACACCGGCCTGTCCAGCGCCCTGTTCCTGCTGGAAAACGGCTTCAAGGTGAGCATCGTCGAAGCCGCCAAGGTCGGCTTCGGCGCCTCGGGCCGCAACGGCGGCCAGATCGTCAACAGCTACAGCCGCGACATCGACGTCATCGAACGCACCGTCGGCCCCAAGCAGGCGCAACTGCTGGGCCAGATGGCCTTCGAGGGCGGCCGCATCATCCGTGAGCGCGTGGCCAAGTACAACATCCAGTGCGACCTGAAGGACGGCGGCGTGTTCGCCGCGCTGACCAGCAAGCAGATGGGCCACCTGGAATCGCAGAAACGCCTGTGGGAACGCTTCGGCCACAACCAGCTGGAGCTGATGGACCAGAAGCGCATCCGTGAAGTGGTGGCTTGCGACAGCTATATCGGCGGCATGCTCGACATGAGCGGCGGCCACATCCACCCATTGAACCTGGCCCTGGGCGAAGCCGCCGCGGTCGAGTCGCTGGGCGGCATCATCTATGAGCAGACCCCGGCCGTACGCATCGAGCGTGGCGCCAACCCGGTTGTGCACACCCCGCAGGGCAAGGTCCGCGCCAAGTTCATCATCGTCGCCGGCAACGCCTACCTGGGCAACCTGGTGCCGGAGCTGGCCGCCAAGTCCATGCCGTGCGGCACCCAGGTAATCACCACCGAGCCGCTGGGCGAGGAACTGGCCCGCACCCTGCTGCCGCAGGATTACTGCGTCGAGGACTGCAACTACCTGCTCGACTACTACCGCCTGACCAGCGACAAGCGTCTGATCTTCGGCGGTGGCGTGGTGTACGGCGCGCGCGATCCGGCGAACATCGAGGCGATCATCCGTCCGAAGATGCTCAAGGCCTTCCCGCAACTGAAGGACGTCAAGATCGACTACGCCTGGACCGGCAACTTCCTGCTGACCCTGTCGCGCCTGCCGCAGGTCGGCCGTATCGGCGACAACATCTATTACTCGCAAGGTTGCTCGGGCCACGGCGTGACCTACACCCACCTGGCAGGCAAGGTGCTGGCCGAGGCCCTGCGCGGCCAGGCCGAGCGTTTCGACGCGTTCGCCGGCCTGCCGCACTACCCGTTCCCGGGTGGCCAGATGCTGCGTGTGCCGTTCAGCGCCATCGGTGCCTGGTACTACAGCCTGCGCGATCGCCTGGGCTTCTGA
- a CDS encoding NAD(P)H-dependent oxidoreductase, giving the protein MHALIVIGHHDPDSLTHAIAEQIAAGLRAAGHTSEFADLSREGFDPRFGLADHAVHRRQAGPPADVLAEQARIDRADTLVLVYPIYWWSLPALLKGWVERVFSNGWAFDQAADGSTTKRLRGMTAHLVGIAGADAGTFERHGYGEAMRVQIEHGIFDYCGARVLSSTLMPDSEGGRPAPLLEQARTLGLQLFDGLDAAA; this is encoded by the coding sequence ATGCATGCCCTGATCGTCATTGGCCACCACGACCCCGACTCCCTCACCCACGCCATCGCCGAGCAGATCGCCGCCGGCCTGCGTGCCGCCGGCCACACCAGCGAATTCGCCGACCTGTCCCGCGAAGGCTTCGACCCGCGCTTCGGCCTGGCCGACCATGCCGTGCACCGGCGCCAAGCCGGGCCGCCCGCGGACGTACTGGCCGAGCAGGCGCGCATCGATCGCGCCGATACCTTGGTACTGGTCTATCCCATCTATTGGTGGTCGCTACCGGCACTGCTCAAAGGCTGGGTCGAGCGTGTGTTCAGCAATGGCTGGGCCTTCGACCAGGCCGCCGACGGCAGCACCACCAAACGCCTCAGGGGCATGACCGCGCACCTGGTCGGCATAGCCGGAGCTGACGCAGGTACCTTCGAACGACACGGCTATGGCGAAGCGATGCGCGTGCAGATCGAGCACGGCATCTTCGACTATTGCGGTGCGCGCGTACTGAGCTCGACCTTGATGCCCGACAGTGAAGGCGGGCGCCCTGCGCCGCTGCTCGAACAGGCCCGCACGCTGGGCCTGCAGCTGTTTGACGGCCTGGACGCGGCGGCCTGA
- a CDS encoding NIPSNAP family protein — MITCHLKYVIDPYQLPAFEAYGKLWIDLVNRMGGVHHGYFLPSEGANNIAYALFSFESLAAYEQYRTASQTDPECIAAFALAEQQRFILSYERSFLRPMLG; from the coding sequence ATGATCACCTGCCACCTCAAGTACGTCATCGACCCGTACCAGCTCCCGGCCTTCGAGGCCTACGGCAAGCTTTGGATCGATCTGGTCAACCGCATGGGCGGCGTGCACCACGGCTACTTCCTGCCCAGCGAAGGCGCCAACAACATCGCCTACGCGCTGTTCAGCTTCGAAAGCCTCGCGGCTTACGAGCAGTACCGCACAGCCTCGCAAACCGACCCTGAGTGCATCGCCGCCTTTGCCCTGGCCGAGCAGCAGCGCTTCATCCTCAGCTACGAGCGCAGTTTCCTGCGCCCGATGCTTGGCTGA
- a CDS encoding XdhC family protein, whose product MESIDLLVLRTTHDWLQAGHRVLLVTVARTWGSSPRPVGSMMALRNDGRVIGSVSGGCIEDDLIHRYTTTYGGSGLPEGPPEVIRYGVSADEAHRFGLPCGGTLELVLEFSPAPAPLQQLLAQLDNGILMRRHLTLADGTTRLETTTTPEQFSFDGQHMINTLGPGYRMLLIGAGALAEYLATMALFNGFKVAVCDPRPEHMATWSVAGVEHLKGMPDDVAHDFRADLRTCIIAVSHDPKLDDLALLEALHSPAFYIGAIGSRRNSQLRRERLIEHFGESEASLERLHGPIGIYIGSKTPAEIAVSVMAEVLAAKNAVNLPGAVNVSRAKGGIEGMHL is encoded by the coding sequence ATGGAAAGCATCGACCTGCTGGTCCTGCGCACCACCCACGACTGGCTCCAGGCCGGCCACCGCGTGCTGCTGGTCACCGTCGCCCGCACCTGGGGCTCATCCCCTCGTCCGGTCGGCTCGATGATGGCCCTGCGCAACGACGGCCGGGTGATCGGCAGCGTGTCCGGCGGCTGCATCGAGGATGACTTGATCCACCGTTACACCACCACTTATGGCGGCAGCGGACTGCCGGAAGGGCCACCCGAGGTGATCCGCTACGGTGTCAGTGCCGATGAGGCTCACCGCTTTGGGCTGCCCTGTGGCGGCACGCTGGAACTGGTCCTTGAATTCAGCCCCGCGCCAGCCCCGCTGCAGCAGTTGCTTGCTCAACTCGACAACGGCATCCTGATGCGTCGGCACCTGACACTGGCCGATGGCACGACCCGCCTCGAAACCACCACCACACCGGAGCAGTTCAGCTTCGATGGCCAGCATATGATCAATACCCTCGGCCCCGGCTACCGCATGCTGCTGATCGGTGCTGGCGCGCTGGCCGAGTACCTGGCGACGATGGCGCTGTTCAATGGTTTCAAGGTGGCCGTGTGCGACCCGCGGCCGGAACACATGGCCACCTGGTCGGTCGCGGGCGTGGAGCACCTCAAGGGCATGCCGGACGACGTGGCACATGACTTCAGGGCCGACTTGCGCACCTGCATCATCGCTGTCAGCCACGACCCGAAACTCGACGACCTGGCCCTGCTCGAGGCCTTGCACAGCCCAGCCTTCTACATCGGTGCCATCGGCTCGCGGCGCAATAGCCAACTGCGCCGCGAGCGGCTGATCGAGCATTTCGGGGAAAGCGAAGCCTCGCTCGAACGCCTGCACGGCCCCATCGGCATCTATATCGGCAGCAAGACCCCGGCGGAGATCGCGGTCAGCGTGATGGCCGAAGTGCTTGCGGCAAAGAACGCAGTCAATTTGCCGGGCGCGGTCAACGTATCCCGGGCAAAAGGCGGGATTGAAGGCATGCACTTGTAG